One window from the genome of Candoia aspera isolate rCanAsp1 chromosome 15, rCanAsp1.hap2, whole genome shotgun sequence encodes:
- the LOC134505884 gene encoding uncharacterized protein LOC134505884, whose translation MAQMSLFALLLLTSFTGALAQFTLTQPPSLSASLGETVSLTCARTGGSFSDRYVHWHQQKPGNRPLLLIYKDSERPSGIPERFSGSVDTSSNVATLSISNIRAEDEADYYCSSSDSSEQSTVIQPYGELRQKPRRCLCPAWNFHLVLVGIDAQPTWSQLSSSSVSPGGTATLPCTTTQSTYWIGWYQQKSGEGPRFVHCDTCSNRGPGIPDRFTATRSGSSGSLTITNAQAEDEADYYCGSWNSAVTVLHGGRFFQGSVTETFTFRPQHKRVNRTL comes from the exons ATGGCCCAAATGTCTCTCTTTGCCCTCTTACTCCTCACCTCCTTCACCG GTGCCTTGGCCCAGTTCACCTTGACTCAGCCACCTTCTCTGTCAGCATCCCTTGGAGAAACAGTCAGTCTCACCTGTGCCAGGACAGGGGGCAGCTTTTCAGACCGCTACGTGCACTGGCATCAGCAGAAACCTGGCAATAGGCCCCTTCTACTCATCTATAAAGATAGCGAGAGACCTTCTGGAATCCCCGAGAGATTTTCTGGTTCTGTTGACACTTCGTCCAATGTGGCCACCTTGTCCATCTCCAACATTCGTGCAGAAGACGAGGCTGATTATTACTGCTCATCTTCTGACAGCAGTGAGCAGAGCACAGTGATTCAACCGTATGGGGAACTGAGACAAAAACCCAGAAGGTGTCTTTGCCCTGCTTGGAACTTCCACCTTGTGTTGGTTG GCATTGATGCTCAGCCCACCTGGTCTCAGCTTTCCTCCAGCTCCGTCTCTCCAGGAGGAACGGCTACACTCCCCTGCACAACAACTCAGAGTACCTACTGGATTGGTTGGTACCAACAGAAGTCTGGAGAAGGGCCTCGCTTTGTCCACTGCGATACCTGCAGCAacaggggaccagggatcccCGATCGGTTCACGGCAACCAGGTCTGGGAGCAGTGGATCCTTAACCATCACCAATGCGCAGGCTGAGGATGAGGCAGATTATTACTGTGGTAGCTGGAACAGTGCAGTCACCGTGTTGCACGGTGGTAGATTCTTTCAGGGAAGTGTGACAGAAACCTTCACCTTTCGACCTCAGCACAAAAGAGTCAACCGCACACTCTGA